A genomic window from Diceros bicornis minor isolate mBicDic1 chromosome 35, mDicBic1.mat.cur, whole genome shotgun sequence includes:
- the RHOF gene encoding rho-related GTP-binding protein RhoF isoform X1, whose protein sequence is MDAPGAPTPTAAPGPGPGRRELKIVIVGDGGCGKTSLLMVYSQGSFPEHYAPSVFEKYTARVTVGSKEVTLNLYDTAGQEDYDRLRPLSYQNTHLVLICYDVMNPTSYDNVLIKWYPEVTHFCRGTPMVLIGCKTDLRKDKEQLRKLRAAQLEPITYTQGQSACEQIQAALYLECSAKFRENVEDVFREAAKVALSALKKAQRQKKQRICLLL, encoded by the exons ATGGACGCCCCCGGGGCCCCGACCCCGACCGCCGCCCCGGGCCCGGGTCCGGGCAGGAGGGAGCTGAAGATCGTGATCGTGGGCGACGGCGGCTGCGGCAAGACCTCGCTGCTCATGGTGTACAGCCAGGGCTCCTTCCCCGAG CACTACGCGCCATCCGTGTTCGAAAAGTACACGGCCAGAGTGACCGTGGGCAGCAAGGAGGTGACCCTGAACCTCTACGACACCGCCG GGCAGGAAGATTATGACCGGCTTCGGCCCCTGTCCTACCAGAACACGCACCTCGTGCTCATCTGCTATGACGTCATGAACCCCACCAGCTATGACAACGTCCTCATCAAG tggtaccctgAGGTCACCCACTTCTGCCGTGGGACCCCCATGGTACTCATCGGCTGCAAGACAGACCTAAGGAAGGACAAGGAGCAGCTGCGGAAGCTCCGGGCGGCCCAGCTGGAGCCCATCACCTACACGCAG ggTCAGAGCGCCTGCGAACAGATCCAAGCTgccctctacctggaatgttcTGCCAAGTTTCGGGAGAACGTGGAGGATGTCTTCCGAGAGGCCGCCAAGGTTGCCCTTAGTGCTCTGAAGAAAGCACAGCGGCAGAAAAAACAACGGATATGCCTGCTGCTCTGA
- the RHOF gene encoding rho-related GTP-binding protein RhoF isoform X2 — MRTYARIMIHIIASKKPGTYFCTKQSRIEHCCVDLEFNELGLSPGSVTDSVTSGQEDYDRLRPLSYQNTHLVLICYDVMNPTSYDNVLIKWYPEVTHFCRGTPMVLIGCKTDLRKDKEQLRKLRAAQLEPITYTQGQSACEQIQAALYLECSAKFRENVEDVFREAAKVALSALKKAQRQKKQRICLLL, encoded by the exons ATGAGAACGTATGCTAGAATTATGATCCACATCATTGCATCGAAGAAGCCTGGAACCTATTTTTGCACAAAACAAAGCAGAATAGAGCATTGCTGTGTCGACTTGGAATTTAATGAACTGGGGTTGAGTCCTGGCTCAGTCACTGATTCAGTGACCTCAG GGCAGGAAGATTATGACCGGCTTCGGCCCCTGTCCTACCAGAACACGCACCTCGTGCTCATCTGCTATGACGTCATGAACCCCACCAGCTATGACAACGTCCTCATCAAG tggtaccctgAGGTCACCCACTTCTGCCGTGGGACCCCCATGGTACTCATCGGCTGCAAGACAGACCTAAGGAAGGACAAGGAGCAGCTGCGGAAGCTCCGGGCGGCCCAGCTGGAGCCCATCACCTACACGCAG ggTCAGAGCGCCTGCGAACAGATCCAAGCTgccctctacctggaatgttcTGCCAAGTTTCGGGAGAACGTGGAGGATGTCTTCCGAGAGGCCGCCAAGGTTGCCCTTAGTGCTCTGAAGAAAGCACAGCGGCAGAAAAAACAACGGATATGCCTGCTGCTCTGA